In Candidatus Cloacimonas sp., the genomic stretch AAGGGAGAGAATTAGGGCTGAAAGCCGGGGCAAATGTTTTAATGCCAAATATTACGGATACTAAATATAGAAAAGGTTATCAGCTTTACGAAGGCAAACCGGGACTTAATGAAACTGCCATCCAGTTTCAGAAAGAATTGGAAAAACACATTTATGCCATCGGAGAAACAATTGGCTATGATAAATGGGGCGATTCCCATCATTTTTTCAAACGGAAAAACGAAAAAACATTATGATGCCAGGATAATTGACAAATGCCACCTTGATAAAATGGAAAAGATGTATTGATCATTTAATAAATACCTACTGTAAACGCCTAAACTGGAATCAGGCAATTGGTCTGTCGTTGCCTTCTTAAACTTCAGCGATCTTTTCACTAACAAAACAATTTGCCAATCTCCTTTGTTTTTTGTCCCTGCCTTTGGTATTAGCTAATTGCTTATGGCACAGAGGATTCTCTTATGACCCAGTAACACTGCCGTAACAATGCTGTTATCTCGTTACGGAAATGTTACTGAAGCGTAACTGCAACACAAGGTGATAATGCCTGTAGTGAGATAGAAAATTTCAGCATCCTGAAAGTATGGTAGAAAAGAGCGATTCGATATCCACCTTAAATAGATAAGATGAACTTATGAAAGAGTTTCAGAAATACAAAAAACAAAAATAGACAACAGTAGGTTTTACTGTGGCTTTTTCAACCCCAAAAAATGTTTTTCTTGACGAATAAACTAAATCGTAAGAAAGAGAACAAAACTATATACTAAGGAGTGATATATGCTTCCCGGTGGAAAAAATATGCAACAAATAATGAAACAAGCCCAAAAAATGCAGGCAGAAATTATGAAACAACAAGAAGAAATGGCTAAAACAGTTTATTCTGCATCCGCGGGCGGTGGAATGGTTACAATTGAAATGAACGGTCAGTATGAAATTGTATCCTTGAAAATAGATCCTCAGGTTGTTGATCCTGAAGATGTGGAAATGCTGGAAGACCTTATTACGGCAGCAATTCAAGAAGTTATAAATAATGTAAATGAAGCATCCAGTAGTGCAATGAGCAAAGTTACCGGTGGTATGAATTTTCCCGGTATGGGTTAAATGATCTTTTCGGAAAATTTAGAAAAATTAATTCAGTCCCTAAACCGTTTTCCGGGTATTGGCCGAAAGTCCGCTCAGCGTCTTGCTTGGTATTTGGTTTCTCAGGATAAAAATTTCGCTCTTGAGTTGGCAGATACCATTAAAACAACCGTAGAAAGTTTTAAGATATGTAGCAAGTGTAATATGCTTTCCGAAACGGATCCCTGCCCTTTTTGCACTTCTTTGGACCGACTGGACAGCCGTCTTTGTGTAGTGGAAAATAGTTCTGATATCCAGATTCTGG encodes the following:
- a CDS encoding YbaB/EbfC family nucleoid-associated protein is translated as MLPGGKNMQQIMKQAQKMQAEIMKQQEEMAKTVYSASAGGGMVTIEMNGQYEIVSLKIDPQVVDPEDVEMLEDLITAAIQEVINNVNEASSSAMSKVTGGMNFPGMG